Genomic DNA from Streptomyces sp. NBC_01571:
GACCCGGCCGTGCAACTCACCGCGCTCGGCCGGGGCGACGACGCCGACGTACGGTTCGACCTCGCCTCGGGCAGCCCCGGCGCCCTCACCCGTTTTCTGGACGCGGTGCACCCCGGGGTCGTCATCAACTGCGCCGGTGCCACCCGTGGCGGCGCCCGCGAACTGACCCGGCACAACACCGTCGCCGTCGCCACCGTCTGCGAGGCCCTGCGGCGCAGCGGGTGCGGGGCGCGGCTCGTGCAGATCGGCTGCGGCGCCGAGTACGGGCCCAGCCAGCCCGGCTCGTCCACCGCCGAGGACGCCGTTCCGCGCCCCGGCGGCCCGTACGGCGTCAGCAAGCTCGCGGCCACCGAACTGGTCCTCGGCTCCGGACTCGACGCCGTCGTCCTGCGCGTCTTCTCGCCCGCCGGGCCCGGTACGCCCGCCGGGTCCCCGCTCGGCCGCCTCGCGGAGGCCATGCGGCGCGCCATGCAGTCCGGCGACGGCGAACTCAAACTCGGCGGACTCGGCGTCCAGCGCGACTTCATCGACGTCCGCGACGTCGCCCGTGCCGTCCACGCCGCCTCCCTCTCCGCCGCACAGGGCGTCATCAACATCGGCTCGGGCCGCGCCGTCCGCCTGCGCGACGCCGCCGCCGTCCTCGCCCGCGTGGCCGGCTACGGCGGCACGCTGCACGAACTCGACGGCCCGCCCGGACCCATGAGGGCACCCATCGGGCACCCGCGCCCCGAACCGGACCACGGGGGCCCGGTCGCCTACCCCTACCCGGACGGCTGCGGCAGCTGGCAGCAGGCCGATGTGCGCACCGCGCGCGACCGCCTCGGCTGGCGGCCCCGGATCAACCTCGAGGAGTCCCTCGCCGACATCTGGATGGAGGCGGCATGCCGCATCTGACCAGCGCCACGCCGGGCACCGCGAGCACCGACCTGAGGACCGGCTTCGGCATCCCCGGCTATGCGCACCCCCTCGTCGCACCGGCGGAATGGGGCTCACTCACCCGCCCCGGCACCCCCCTGCACTGGGTCGTCCTGAACGTGGCCGAAGGCCCGGGCGTCCGCCCCGACCCGCACTGCCTGGAGGCCGTCGGCCGACTCCGCCACGCCGGTGTGCGCGTGCTCGGACGCCTGGACGTCACGTACGGCGCACGAGCCGTCGGTGAGGTGATCTCCGAGGCGCACCGGTATCTCGACTGGTACCGGGTCGGCGGGTTCCTCCTGCACCGCTGCCCCACCGAGCGCGCCGCGCTTCCCGAGGTCCGCCGGACGGTCAGCGCACTCCGTGCGCTTCTCGACGACCCCCACATCGTGCTCGGTCACGGCACCCACCCCTACCCCGGCTATGCCGAGAACGCCGACCAACTGGTGACGTTCTCCGGCCCCTGGAGCGACTACCGCTGGTCGCAGGTCGCCGAGTGGACCGCCGACTACGCGCCCGAACGCTTCTGCCACTTCGTGCACGGTGTGCCGCGCGGTCATCTGGACGAGGCGCTGCGTATCGCCCGCTGGCAGGGCGCCTCGACCATCTACCTCACCGACCGCACGGAACGGGGCGGTCGCGCCGACCCCTGGGAGACGATGCCCGGCTACTGGGACGAGATCGTCTCGCGGATCGGAACGGGTGTCTCGGAATGAAGAAGGGCGTGGCAGTGTTACGGGGAGAACAACTGTAGTGATTGACCGACCAACGGAGTCCCCGTGTCGCTGCCACCCCTGGTCGAGCCGGCTGCCGAGCTCACCGTAGACGAGGTCCGCAGGTACTCCCGCCACCTGATCATCCCCGACGTGGGCATGGACGGGCAGAAGCGGCTGAAGAACGCCAAGGTGCTGTGTGTGGGCGCCGGCGGCCTCGGGTCCCCGGCGCTGATGTACCTGGCCGCGGCGGGCGTGGGCACGCTCGGCATCGTGGAGTTCGACGAGGTCGACGAGTCGAACCTGCAGCGCCAGATCATCCACAGCCAGGCGGACATCGGCCGATCCAAGGCCGAGTCGGCGCGCGACTCCGTGCTGGGCATCAACCCGTACGTGAAGGTAGTCCTCCACGAAGAGCGGCTCGAGGCCGAGAACGTGATGGACATCTTCAGCCAGTACGACCTGATCGTCGACGGCACGGACAACTTCGCGACCCGCTACCTGGTCAACGACGCGTGCGTGCTCCTCAACAAGCCGTACGTGTGGGGCTCGATCTACCGCTTCGACGGCCAGGCGTCCGTCTTCTGGTCCGAGCACGGTCCCTGCTACCGCTGCCTCTACCCGGAGCCCCCGCCCCCCGGCATGGTTCCCTCCTGCGCCGAGGGCGGTGTCCTGGGCGTGCTGTGCGCGTCCATCGGCTCCATCCAGGTCAACGAGGCGATCAAGCTGCTCGCGGGCATCGGGGAGCCCCTGGTCGGCCGCCTGATGATCTACGACGCCCTGGAGATGCAGTACCGCCAGGTCAAGGTCCGCAAGGACCCGAACTGCGCGGTCTGCGGTGAGAACCCCACCGTCACCGAACTCATCGACTACGAGGCCTTCTGCGGCGTCGTGTCCGAGGAGGCCCAGGAGGCCGCGGCCGGCTCCACGATCACTCCCAAGCAGCTCAAGGAGTGGATCGACGACGGCGAGAACATCGAGATCATCGACGTCCGCGAGATCAACGAGTACGAGATCGTCTCGATCCCCGGCGCCAAGCTGATCCCGAAGAACGAGTTCCTCATGGGCACCGCCCTGGAGACCCTTCCGCAGGACAAGAAGATCGTCCTGCACTGCAAGACGGGTGTCCGCAGCGCGGAGGTCCTCGCCGTCCTGAAGTCCGCGGGCTTCTCGGACGCGGTGCACGTCGGCGGCGGCGTGATCGGCTGGGTCAACCAGATCGAACCGGACAAGCCGGTCTACTGAAACACCCCCTTGGCGGGCTGCGGAGTTGCTCCGTGGCCCGCCTTTTGCTGTGTTTCAGCGGTCGTTGCCGGTCGTCGTTTGTCGTCGTTGGCCACCCTCGGACGGCCCACAGACGGCCCGGCATCGGGACGCCGAATTGCCTCTAGCGCCAGCGGCCGGAACCGCTGGCGAACCGTAGTCGTGCGTCTTCCAATCGCTCTCTGAAGCAACCAAGTTGCAATCACAGAGAGTGCCTGTCAGTGACTCAACGGAGGTATATCGTCGTTCATATGAGTGAGACTGACGCGCAGGCAGCCGCACAGTGGATGCTGGCGCAGATCACGGATAGCCGTAGTCACGAGCTGTTCCAGATGGACGCAGCGGATCACGTAGCGAAGCACTTTGACCCGGGCCTTACATACGTGAACGACAACGGAAACCTAGCGATCAGCAAGGAAGTCCTGTCAGCTTTCCGCAAGATGAGTGAGGGGACGGTCATCTGGGAGCGGGGGGCAAGGTACTGGCGCCTGCGCAACGACCGCGACCCGGAAGGTAAGCGACAGGCTGATTGAAGCGCCGGGCGGACATGAGAGTCCGGTGAGTGCCCGAGCGCGCTTGTCGCTTGTCTTGTCGCTTGTCTTGTCGCTTGTCGGCTCGCAGGTCAGAGCATGGTTCGTGGTCTTCCGGGCTCCGTCCGCGCCCTGTCGCGACAAGCGACAAGACAAGTGACAAGGAGCGGGGGCGACGCAACGCTCGCGTGTGATGGAGGGCAAGAAGGGGCGGCCTACGGCCGCGGGCCTCTTGGCAGCTCGCTGCGCTCGCGCGGCCACCACCATCGCGACCGAGGCCGTAGGCGCCCCCAGGGGCCCCGATCCCCCCGTGCGGGGGCTTCGCCTCACCCAAGGCTCGAACGGCTGCCCACGACCCCACACAGGCGCGGCAAGGCGCCAGCTTCCAGACGCCTCCACGCGCGCGTGCGCGTAGGGCCCCCTACCCGGAAACCGTGGAAACCAGGAAACCCGCAGGCCAGGGGCGGTTGCGCGGGGTCAACTGACTCTGCCGACTCAACCGGCAGCATCAACCACCACGAATCGGGCAGCGTCCAACCCTGCACTGGGCTGGCGGGGACATAAGCAAGAGGAGCACGTCCCGGCGCAGGGTGCTCCTCTTGGAATGCCTCCCAGGGGCCTTCCAAGGGGCAGACGGCAGCCAAGGGCGAGTGTCGATTGCTCTGCCGCCCGCGTGGCTAACCGAGGCTCTTCAGAGGGAGAGCCACGTCGGCCACCGCCCCCCTCCTGAAGAGCCGCCCCTCTCTTACTAGAGAGTTGAGGGGAGATAGCGTCCGCAGCGTCCGCCGGGCACATCTCACCCCCTCTGACCTGCGCGGTTCCTGCGGACGCTAAACAAAATGTCTAGCGTCCGCCAGCGTCCGCAGCGTCCGGACACGCTCCGCTACTAAAAGCCTCTTTCCGCTGGTCAAGGCGGCTCTTCAAGGTTGGCGGATTGCGGACGCTGACCCGAGCGGGGAGAGCCGAAGACACCACCCGGGGCGGGCGAGGTGGCGTCTTCAACACCTACCTACGGCAGAGGGCGCAACGGCGCCTGCCGTCGCACGGCGGCCGTCGCGCGCGAGCGCAGCGAGCTGCCAAGAGTCGCGCGGCCATATGCCGCTCCGCTCTTCGCCTTGAGGACTCTTGAAGGTGTCCCCCGCGGGGGAAGACCTCAACTGACTACGCTGGTGTGCACCAGCCAACGAATGGGGAGCGTGCTGCGGGGATGGCAGAAACCAAGACGGCTCGGGTAGAGCGCACGATCCGTGAGTGGGTCGGAGGGGGGAAGCTCTCGCCAGGCGACAAGATGCCGTCCGAGCGCACACTGACGGAGGAACTCGACATCGGCCGCACCGCCCTGCGGCAGGTGCTCGCGCGGCTCGTAGCGGAAGGCGTGCTGGAGGTGCACGGCCGGAGTTCGTACCGAGTGCCGGCGCCCTCCCCCACTCAGCGACGCGTGGGCGTCACCTCGGGAGAGCTAAAGCCGTGGCAGATCTACGGCGAGCGGCCTCTGTATGACAACCGCTGGGTCCGCCTCGCCCTGGTCGACGTCGAGCCGCCGGGCGTGAAGCGCTTTGAGCACCACGTGGTGCGGCTACAGCACGTCGCAGTCACGGCCGTGCTGGACGACCAAGACCGCGTGCTCATGCTGTGGCGATACCGATTTGTGCCGGATCAATGGGGCTGGGAGCTCCCCGGCGGCATCGTGGACGCGGGCGAGGACGCCCGTACATGCGCCGCGCGGGAAGTCGAGGAAGAGACGGGCTGGCGCCCTGCCAACCTTGACCACGTCGTCACATATCAACCCATGGTCGGCATGGTGGACTCGCCGCACGAGATCTTCGTAGCGCACGGTGCAGAG
This window encodes:
- a CDS encoding NAD(P)-dependent oxidoreductase; its protein translation is MRVLLIGANGYLGRFVADRLLADPAVQLTALGRGDDADVRFDLASGSPGALTRFLDAVHPGVVINCAGATRGGARELTRHNTVAVATVCEALRRSGCGARLVQIGCGAEYGPSQPGSSTAEDAVPRPGGPYGVSKLAATELVLGSGLDAVVLRVFSPAGPGTPAGSPLGRLAEAMRRAMQSGDGELKLGGLGVQRDFIDVRDVARAVHAASLSAAQGVINIGSGRAVRLRDAAAVLARVAGYGGTLHELDGPPGPMRAPIGHPRPEPDHGGPVAYPYPDGCGSWQQADVRTARDRLGWRPRINLEESLADIWMEAACRI
- a CDS encoding spherulation-specific family 4 protein, with the translated sequence MPHLTSATPGTASTDLRTGFGIPGYAHPLVAPAEWGSLTRPGTPLHWVVLNVAEGPGVRPDPHCLEAVGRLRHAGVRVLGRLDVTYGARAVGEVISEAHRYLDWYRVGGFLLHRCPTERAALPEVRRTVSALRALLDDPHIVLGHGTHPYPGYAENADQLVTFSGPWSDYRWSQVAEWTADYAPERFCHFVHGVPRGHLDEALRIARWQGASTIYLTDRTERGGRADPWETMPGYWDEIVSRIGTGVSE
- the moeZ gene encoding adenylyltransferase/sulfurtransferase MoeZ, with protein sequence MSLPPLVEPAAELTVDEVRRYSRHLIIPDVGMDGQKRLKNAKVLCVGAGGLGSPALMYLAAAGVGTLGIVEFDEVDESNLQRQIIHSQADIGRSKAESARDSVLGINPYVKVVLHEERLEAENVMDIFSQYDLIVDGTDNFATRYLVNDACVLLNKPYVWGSIYRFDGQASVFWSEHGPCYRCLYPEPPPPGMVPSCAEGGVLGVLCASIGSIQVNEAIKLLAGIGEPLVGRLMIYDALEMQYRQVKVRKDPNCAVCGENPTVTELIDYEAFCGVVSEEAQEAAAGSTITPKQLKEWIDDGENIEIIDVREINEYEIVSIPGAKLIPKNEFLMGTALETLPQDKKIVLHCKTGVRSAEVLAVLKSAGFSDAVHVGGGVIGWVNQIEPDKPVY
- a CDS encoding NUDIX domain-containing protein produces the protein MAETKTARVERTIREWVGGGKLSPGDKMPSERTLTEELDIGRTALRQVLARLVAEGVLEVHGRSSYRVPAPSPTQRRVGVTSGELKPWQIYGERPLYDNRWVRLALVDVEPPGVKRFEHHVVRLQHVAVTAVLDDQDRVLMLWRYRFVPDQWGWELPGGIVDAGEDARTCAAREVEEETGWRPANLDHVVTYQPMVGMVDSPHEIFVAHGAEHVGEPTDAEEAGRVEWVPLTDIPDLMERGQLMGSGTLIALLHVLANRKNASTTSA